TAGTAACTGTAACTGGGTTCACTCCAGGCACAAAACCCTGATTCATCCATATACTTTAAATCGATTTCTCCAGCAGCAGCAGATAATTCCAACATCTCTAAGTCTGCCTGTTTGATTTGCTGCAATACTTTGTCTTGCTTTCCTTTGTGGCTTTTTCTAGTTCGCTTCCAAATGACCCCCTTTTTTTGAGTACCTGCCTTAACCAGTCAGGACTCAATTTCACGGAGCGTTCTTGCTCTAATTTTTGGGCTAATTGAACACTATTATATGTACGTGGTTCTTGCTCCAAGCATTTTTCTAAGAACGCCATGTCAGCTTCTGCCCACCTTGATTTTCCTCCCCGCCCTGCTTTCTCCCACAGTCCTTCTAGACCTTGTTTTTCCCATCTATGCAAAACTTCTCTTACTGTTTGGGCAGTCCAGTCAAAGTGATCTGCTATCTTCTCTACGTACCAACCATGTGCGCTTAATCTGATCACTTCGGCTCGGTCTTTCACTTTCTGGGGTACATCTGCCGTTCTCAGGTTGAACAAAATTTTATCTTGCTTAGGAGTCAGAAATACCCTTAAACGGCTGCCCATATCCCTGTTACCTTGGTAGACACATTTATGTATTTACTTATCTTTACACACTTTGGTTTTTTCACCTTGTTCTACTTACTCCAAGTTTCTAATTCATTTATCACTACATTCAATAAAGTGTCAGATTGGCAAAGACGTAGTTCTAAAAAACTCTCTTCGCCAAAATTATGAGGCATACAACGTAGATTTTCATCTAAATTCCATTGGCTTATATCTTCAGGTAAAATATCTTTGGTGATATACTTCCATAATAAGCTATCACCTCTATTAGTTGCTTGTATCCATTGGCGTAATACATTGCCAAGATAGCCATGTTCTTCGATTTCAAAATCCTCTACTAAAATTTCTAGTAACTCTTGTATACCTTCAGTATTCCATTTCTTAAGTTTGAGTAGAAGGGATAATATGTTGCTACTAAGATTTTGTGGAGATATCCATTTTTGAGTTATGCTTTCTTTCAAAAATTTCACTACTTCAGCAGGATATATATTTATCCATCCTGCTAACCATTTAATAAACTGAAGCAACCAAGTTTCTCTATCTTGTGCTAATTTTGCTTCAGTCAACCAGTGCTGTGTAATAATATTCCACCAATAACCTTTATTTGTTCTCCATAATAACCGTCGAAACAAGTCGGGGTAATTTTGGAAAATGCGTCTGAGTAATCGCCAATCTTCCTCTACTGGTGTAATCTCACTTAAAGACTCGCAAATTAGGCGTTTAACATGGTATGCTATTTTCTCATGAGATAAAACTTGAGAAACTTGCCGCCTAAAGCTATTTATTTGATAAACTCGCAGATAAAAGAAAAATGCTCTAATTGCTGGACGAATAAAAGGCAGTTGGGGATGTTCAAGGATGAAGTCTGCTAGAGTTTGGTTTTTAGAAAGTGCTGCGCGGACAGTGATATAGTCTCCTAACGTTTGGTGAGAGAAAGCTAGAGTCCCAGGTGATTTTTCCCATAGCACTTGTTGACTATTTAATTCTGTGATGATTTCTTCACTTGTTTTAAAAGATACTTTTGGATAAGATTGCGATCGCTGCTGCATCATCTGTTCGGCCATATTTTGTAATGCAACTATAGCCTCACTACCAAGTCTTGGATTTTTTACAACAACTTCTTCAACAAAACTGTTGTAAAGGTCGTATACAGAAGGAGATTGTAACAAGATACCCAAATTTGCTAGTTTACCGTAAATTCGTAAATTTTGAGGTATTTGTAGTAGTGCTTTGAGTTCAGGAGTTATTTGAGAAATATCAACTTTCCATTTAATTAAGAAAGGTTTGATTTCATTATCAAAATCAAGTGGTTTTATTTGAACTCTATGTTGCCAGGAACGACCTCGAAGCAGAGGGTCGTATTCTAAGTCAAAATTGCGGCAGGCAGCAATAATAGTTACTTTATCTAATTTTTCTAAACGGTCAATAATACCTAAAAAGATTTTAAGAGCATCGTGCTGACGACTTAAAGATAAAACATCAAGAGAATCAATTATAACGATAACACGGCGATAATCTGCAAGACGAGCGCATTGACCAACAATATCTTCTGGTAAACCTCTGTTTACTAAATCTTGTTCTGTTTGCAATTTTGTAAAGAAATCGCCTTTAATAAATAACAATCCCCAAATTGGCTCTTTTTCATCTTCAATATATTTTGCAAGGTCAAGCAATAAACAAGTTTTACCACTACCAGGACAGTCTGTTAGTAGAATGCTTTTATATCCTTGCTCAATTAGTTCAATTAAGTGTGATAGCTCAGAGCGGCAAATAGTTTCATCATCTATAGTTCGTAACCATTCTCGCCCAATTTTTGAAGCTTGCCTAAAGGTTGCAAGTATTTCTGCCTCAGTGCGTCTTGGAGTTAAATATAGTCCCTTTTTAGCTAATTCAGCTAACACGTCTGAGCGTGTAATCAGGTATCTCGAATCTCTCAAATTAGTTTCGTGGCTTGCCAGAAAACGCTCTAGTATAGGCAAAGCGACATCAACATTTGGCACAAGGCTCTCAAGGTCTGATTTGTTCTGACGATCCCACTCATCAAACTCATTAGTAGAACCAAAACTTATTTGTTTAATTAAAAAATACGTTATTTCTTCTGTTCTCTCTAAAATTTTTGCAAGTCGCTTTAAACATTCTAATTGATTTTGGGCTGCATCTCGAACAAAAGCTGAGTATTCAGGGTAATATCTACAATCTTCTACTAGTTTCTTTAACTCGCCAAAAGGCGAGCGAGAGTAAAACATAACTTTGGAATTTCCTCGTGATTCCAGTTGATCTCTAGCCTTACGTAATTCTTTTTGTAGTTCCGTATCTACTAAAGTCCAATTATTATGTTGAGGCTGATTTTTCTTAGCTTGGATAAAGCAAACGTAGCCATTTTTATAGAGTACAACAATATCATCTACAGAGATCGCAGAATCTTCCCCTAGTAGCCCTGTTGAATTGACTTGGATGCTTTCGATACTCTCATCTTTTATGAGCCTAATTAACCAGTGTAATGCTACACGCAGTTGATACTCATCTCCAAGGCTAGACCTTTTTCCGGCAACACTCATATTGAATTAAGTTTATTTAAATTGCATTACTTTAGATGTATTCCAGTCTATAGATTTATTCTGAAATAATTTTTATTTATTCTTATTGATGAAATTAAGTTCATCATCCTTTATCGCATCAATAGCAGTTTGAATTTGATTTCCAAATTCAAGCGAAAGGAACTTTGTTGGATCGCCTCCTATGATAGAAAGGAATTTTTCTCCTGTAGAGTGAATGCAATACCATGCTATAGCAAAACAAGACCACCAGTCTTGTGAACTAATATATTCACCTATCTCTCTATTTATACCCAAGTTCTTTCTATAAAATTTCGTTGCATGATGATTTGCATGAGAAAACTGACTAAAAACTATATATGTAATGTATTTGTTTTCTTGATTTAAAGAAGTCAGCATATCGTAGAGATTGGGTAATCTACTCAATGCTCTATAGCCATCGGGTAATTTATCAGTAACTCCAAGACGAAACTCTTTTATTGCTGTAGCAAGCTCTTGTTCTTCTTGACCAAGACCAAATTTACCTAATTTATTAGACATTTTAATATAAAACTCTTCTTCAGTTTGTAAATGAGCTAACCAGCGAACTTCTCTATTAAAAGGATCTTGAGGATCTATTATCCAAAGTAACTTTATAGCAGTTTCATAGGCTGATCTAGCTACAACTATTGCAGATGGAAGTAATACTAAATCGCTCTGCGAGATTGAGATAATGCTTTCTACATGGCGGATAATCAATTTTAAAAGGTTGGAAGCTTCTACATCTGCTTCGTACCTGCCAATGGGTGGACATAAGGAAACAGCTAATAGCAGTCTTGAGATTGCCTCATTAAGTAATTCACAGGCTTGTTCAATTTTTTGTGTAGTTGGGATTAATGATACAGACATATTTAGATATTAAAGTTAAATTACGGTTACTTCATGATTTGTTATGCTAAAAACGTCTATAAATTAGCTCATATACCTTGCTGGTTAAAAAAATAGTTTTTAATTTTGATGTTTTCGATTTTGGGAGAAAATTATCTCATAAATGTCTGGAAGCTTTGATTTGAAAGGCTAATCCTTAATTTGAGTTTAAAATTTAGTATAACATCTACAAAAGAGGCAATTTACGGTTATTAAAGTATAAATTGCATTTTTATTTTTATCCTAAACTCAGGGGTAAAGGTGGGTGTTAGGCTATTGTCACCGCAGTCAATGACTTCATTTGTAATGTGAGGCTTTGGGATGACGAATGTACTGTTGGTGTACAGCATCTTAAGTCCTACAACTATCTGTCTACTGAGTGTGAACAGATACAGATGATCTGCGATCGCATCAGTCGGGTGTATTCCAGTGGGCTAGAGGAATCGGTGCAGAAGTTTTTGGAGTCGTTGAGGAAGCTGAATAGACCCTATTTGGGGTTTTTTATACAAACCCTCGAAAAGGGGGATTAGGGATTTTATGACTGAGAATCGGTAAATTTTTCGTTTTTTTACGTCTCATTATTCTTTAGACTTTGAGAGAATTGCATTTTGAGACATAAAAAGAGACGTAATTCAGGCGTGTCTCTCTAAGTATAGTGTCTGAGACACGTTAGGGGAAAAGCTTTGCTGACAAGGATTTGAAGGTAATAATGCCAAACTTCGTTTTTGCTATTCCCCCTTTTCGAGGGGACATACAAAAAACCCCTATTTGACGGCACTGGAGGAGAAATTGCTGAGTGTGCTGGAGTCAGAAACTAGCAGATGAAGGAATTATCATGCTTGAGTTCTGGAGCGAGGGCGATCGCTTGGTGAAGTCGTCAAAATATATCCCCAAGCGATTGCTGAATCGAGTTCAGCAGATGGAGCATGAGAAAGCGGCTGTTAGGGAGATATTGCAGGTGTTGGGGGTGATGAAATAGCGAAAAATACTAATTTCCTAAGTAAGTTACACATATTGATAGTAAAAAATTTTGAGACTATAGTAGTGTATGATGTTCCGAATATTACAAATAAAACTGTATGGCTACGCACAATCCCAAGTTCCATCGCGTTGAACAAGATGGAACTATTATTTTACAGTCTAAACATTTAGGTGAGATTGTAGAAGTTCACCTAAACAAAGAAAACGACGTTTTTACGGGATTAAGCAAGACGGTACTTTCGTAGAGCATGATCGTGATTGCGGAAGTGACTTTGCTCAACCAGTGATGCTCTATAAAATCTATTATTCATTTGAAACCGATAGTTGGGGTGTAGGATATCGGCTCAAACATAGTAATGAAAATAAGTGGAGTGATGGGTTTACAACAGCTAGAGAAGCTTGGTTATATAGAGAAGCATTGATTGCTAGTGGTATAGCTGAAAAATAAATTTCGGATGCGGAGGTCAGCAGATATTATTGCTCTGCGATCGCATCCATAGGTTACGGGACAGAGATAACTTGGAAGAGGCGGCCCGTGCTGTAATTACTCATAATAGGAAGTGATCAACGCCTAACGGCATCACAGGTTTGGTCAATGTAACCTTTTTCCTCGTTTCGACCGGGTTCGTAGTGATCAACGCCTAACGGCATCACAGGTTTGGTCAGGTGGTGGCAACCGCCTTTTTTTCTTGGGTATATGTGTGATCAACGCCTAACGGCATCAAAGGTTGGGTCAGAGAGCAGCGCCGTAAGCGTCGAAATCTGCCTTGTTGTGATCAACGCCTGACGGCATCAAAGGTTTGCTCAGATCAGCGCACCGCCAGCGAAAACAGTAGTCGCCATGCCGTGATCAACGCCTGACGGCATCAAAGGTTTGCTCAGGCTCATATATTTATTACGTCCGACTTGACCAGGAAAGTGATCAACGCCTGACGGCATCAAAGGTTTGGTCAGTCTTGAAAGAATCTTCTTGCAATCTCCGCTATCCCTTGTGATCAACGCCTAACGGCATCAAAGGTTGGGTCAGAAGAAGCGGAATTGGTTGTAGACAAACCCTCCGGGCATGTGATCAACGCCTGACGGCATCAAAGGTTAGGTCAGCATCACGATACTATCGTAACCTACCTCTTGAATCTCGTGATCAACGCCTAGCGGCATCAAAGGTTTGGTCAGCATGGTCTGACCCATCACATCCTTAGCTTGACCTGCGTGATCAACGCCTAGTGGCATCAAAGGTTTGATCAGTTTTAAGCTTGCGCCACGCATTAACTCAGTTGGTCGGTGATCAACGCCTAGTGGCATCAAAGATTTGGTCAGTCAAAGTTTGGCGATCGCTATTAATCAGATCAGGGTGATCAACGCCTTACAGCATCAAAGGTTTGGTCAGTTGAGTCGCTAATGCAATTATTAGGGCGACATAAATGTGATCAACGCCTTACGGCATCAAAGGTTTGGTCATGGGCAATCCGATTGCTTGTTGAAATTGATTAGGAAGGTGATCAACGCCTAACGGCATCAAAGGTTTGGTCATCTAAATCCCCATCTACTTTTAATGTCCAATCAGAATGTGATCAACGCCTTACGGCATCAAAGGTTCGGTCATTTAAACAATGTTCACCCACCAGGATGTAAAAAGATTAATGTGATCAACGCCTTACGGCATCAAAGGTTTGGTCATTTAAACAATGTTCACCCACCAGGATGTAAAAAGATTAATGTGATCAACGCCTTACGGCATCAAAGGTTTGGTCATAAGCAGAAAGAAAAAATACGCTAGAGGCTGCTTATGTGATCAACGCCTTACGGCATTATGCTTTGAATCAAAATATGAGAAAAATTTTGAACCATAAATTAGAAAAGAGTTAACGCAATTTCAGGCTTTTTGACCAATCACAACATCAAACTTTGAATCAAATCATGAGATAGAGTTGAAATTTTGAAGCATAACTAAAGAATGAGTTGAAAAAACACAATTGGACAAAACTTGCACAAAAAATCCTTGACAAAATTGGTCTAACTTAAACTTTCAATTCAAAATATGGTTCAAATACCCATGTTATGGTTCAAAAATTTTGTTTTAGTAGATATCTGAGTAAAAATCAAATATTTCCTGGTCTTAGCGATCGCTCTGTTGTTGGGCGATCGCTAACCTCAACTCGTAGCTGAATAATA
Above is a window of Nostoc sp. MS1 DNA encoding:
- a CDS encoding IS630 family transposase (programmed frameshift), whose translation is MGSRLRVFLTPKQDKILFNLRTADVPQKVKDRAEVIRLSAHGWYVEKIADHFDWTAQTVREVLHRWEKQGLEGLWEKAGRGGKSRWAEADMAFLEKCLEQEPRTYNSVQLAQKLEQERSVKLSPDWLRQVLKKGVIWKRTRKSHKGKQDKVLQQIKQADLEMLELSAAAGEIDLKYMDESGFCAWSEPSYSYYFRGQQKRLEQSKRRGRRLSIIGFLQPLISFVYGLVIGGVSRKSYIQMMELEALEAQKAGRIRVIVQDNGPIHRCKEVQQLWTKWEEMGLYIFFLPKYCSEMNPIELEWQHLKKNELASQSFEDELDLAYAVIDGVQNRGEKGNYSTQRVKFNSYSSA
- a CDS encoding NACHT domain-containing protein is translated as MSVAGKRSSLGDEYQLRVALHWLIRLIKDESIESIQVNSTGLLGEDSAISVDDIVVLYKNGYVCFIQAKKNQPQHNNWTLVDTELQKELRKARDQLESRGNSKVMFYSRSPFGELKKLVEDCRYYPEYSAFVRDAAQNQLECLKRLAKILERTEEITYFLIKQISFGSTNEFDEWDRQNKSDLESLVPNVDVALPILERFLASHETNLRDSRYLITRSDVLAELAKKGLYLTPRRTEAEILATFRQASKIGREWLRTIDDETICRSELSHLIELIEQGYKSILLTDCPGSGKTCLLLDLAKYIEDEKEPIWGLLFIKGDFFTKLQTEQDLVNRGLPEDIVGQCARLADYRRVIVIIDSLDVLSLSRQHDALKIFLGIIDRLEKLDKVTIIAACRNFDLEYDPLLRGRSWQHRVQIKPLDFDNEIKPFLIKWKVDISQITPELKALLQIPQNLRIYGKLANLGILLQSPSVYDLYNSFVEEVVVKNPRLGSEAIVALQNMAEQMMQQRSQSYPKVSFKTSEEIITELNSQQVLWEKSPGTLAFSHQTLGDYITVRAALSKNQTLADFILEHPQLPFIRPAIRAFFFYLRVYQINSFRRQVSQVLSHEKIAYHVKRLICESLSEITPVEEDWRLLRRIFQNYPDLFRRLLWRTNKGYWWNIITQHWLTEAKLAQDRETWLLQFIKWLAGWINIYPAEVVKFLKESITQKWISPQNLSSNILSLLLKLKKWNTEGIQELLEILVEDFEIEEHGYLGNVLRQWIQATNRGDSLLWKYITKDILPEDISQWNLDENLRCMPHNFGEESFLELRLCQSDTLLNVVINELETWSK
- a CDS encoding DUF5677 domain-containing protein produces the protein MSVSLIPTTQKIEQACELLNEAISRLLLAVSLCPPIGRYEADVEASNLLKLIIRHVESIISISQSDLVLLPSAIVVARSAYETAIKLLWIIDPQDPFNREVRWLAHLQTEEEFYIKMSNKLGKFGLGQEEQELATAIKEFRLGVTDKLPDGYRALSRLPNLYDMLTSLNQENKYITYIVFSQFSHANHHATKFYRKNLGINREIGEYISSQDWWSCFAIAWYCIHSTGEKFLSIIGGDPTKFLSLEFGNQIQTAIDAIKDDELNFINKNK